The Azospirillum baldaniorum DNA window GGAGGAGCTGTGGGTGACCATGGAGGATTGGAGCGGCGGGGTGCATCAGGCGTCCCTGCCGCTGGGCGAGATTTTCGGAGGAAAGCGATGAAGACCCACCGCCTGTTCGCCCTGGCGGGGCTGTTCGCCCTGTGCGCCGCCGGTGCGGCGGAGGCCCATTACCCGATCTGCGAATGCCGGATGGTGGAGAGTGAGACCGTGCAATGCACCGGCGGCTTCTCCGACGGGTCGAAGGCGCCCGGCGTGGTGCTGGACGTCATCGCCTACGACGAGCAGGTGCTGGTCAAGGGCAAGCTGGGTCCGGATTCCACGCTGTCCTTCCAGCGCCCCGCGCAGGACTTCTACGTCCTGTTCGACGCCGGGCCCGGCCACACGGTCGAGATCGAGCACACGGCAATCAAGTAGCGCCCTCAGCGAAGCCGGAACCATGCATCACCAGATCGTCCGCCGCGCCGGGGCCGAGCGCGAGACCCTGTGGGTCGCGTTGGCCGCCGGGGCCATTCTCGTGTCCGCCGCCCTGGCGGTCGGGCTGCGCGCCGTTCCGGACGCGGAAGCCCCGCTGGCCGCCCACCTCATCGACTCCCGCACCGGCCTGACCGCCGCCGAGCAGGGCCTCTACGCCGACCTGAAGGCGGCGGGGGAGGAGATCGCCGCCCTGCGGACGGCGGAGGGCCGGGCGCCGACGCTGGCGGAACTGGCTGCCGAGGCGCTGCCGCCCTTCGCCGCCGACCCCAGCGCCGCGGCGCGCGGCGGGCATGCCTGGACCTTCGCCAAGACTGGCGATGGGGTCGCCTATGCCGGCGTTTCCGCCGCGCCGGAACTGGCCGGGTCCCTGGTCCTGCGGCTGGACGGCCATGGCGCCGACATCTGGCTGAAGCGCGCCGCCGAAGCCCCGCCCGCCCCGCCGGAGGACGCGGCGCTGACCGCCGCCGGCTGGAAGCGGATCGTTTCCACCTTCACCGCCGGGGTGACCCGATGAGCATCCTTCCTAACCGCCGCCTGATCCTGGCCGGCGCCCTGGCCGCCGCGGCCATGCCCGCCGCTGCCTTCGCGGCTCCCGCCGGGCGCCGCCGCTTCGGCGTCACCCTGCATCCCTACTATTCCTACGTCGCCAACATCGTCGGCGATGCGGCCGAGGTGGTGCCGATCATCCCGGCCGGCTTCAACCCGCACGCCTACGAGCCGCGTCCGGAGGACATCCAGCGCATCGGCGGGCTGGACGCCATCGTGCTGAACGGCATCGGCCACGACGATTTCGCCGGGCGGATGATCGCCGCCTCGGCGAAGCCGTCGCTGCCGGTGGTCGAATCCAACGCCGACGTGCCGCTGCTGCCCGCCGCGGGAATGGCGGCGCGGGCGGCCGGGAGGGTGGTCAACCCTCACAGCTTCCTGTCGATCACCAATTCGGTTCTCCAGGTCGCGACCATCGCGCGCGAACTGGGGCGGCTCGACCCGGACAACGCCGCCGCCTACGCCGCCAACGCCCGCGCCTATTCCCGCCGCCTGCGCCAGCTGCGGGCCGACGCGCTGACGAAGCTGGCGACGGCGGGCACCGCCAGCCTGCGCGTCGCCACCATCCACGGCGCCTACGATTACCTGTTGCGGGAGTTCGGGCTGGAGGTCTCCGCCGTCGTCGAGCCCGCCCACGGCATCGAGCCCAGCCCGGCCCAGCTCGCCGAGACCATCGCGACGATGCGCAAGCTCGACGTGCAGGTGATCTTCTCGGAGCTGAACTTCCCCAGCGCCTATGTGGAGATGATCCGGCGCGAGACCGGCATCCGGCTCTACGCCTTCTCCCACATCTCGCACGGCGACTACGCGCCCGACCTGTTCGAGCGCGAGATGGCCCGGAACCTCGACACGCTGGTTCTGGCGATGGCCGAGGCGGCGCCGTGACGGGTCCCGCCATCCTGTTCGACGCGGTGGGCCTGACGCTGGGGCGCACGGTGATCCTCGACGGCGTGTCCCTGCGCGTCGCGGCGGGCACCGTCCACGCGCTGGTTGGCCCCAACGGCAGCGGCAAGTCGTCGTTGATCCGCGCCCTGCTCGGTCAGGCGCCGCACCGCGGGACCATTCGGCTCGACTGGCCGGGCGACGGGCCGGGGACCATCGCCTACGTGCCGCAATCGGTGGAGTTCGACCGCGGCCTGCCGCTGACGGTGGAGGACTTCCTGGCCGTGCTGTGCCAGCGCCGCCCCGCCTTCCTCGGGCCGGACCGCCGCATCGATTACGGCGTGGCGCTGGACCGCGTCGGCATGGCCGGCAAGGCCCGCCGCCGTTTCGGCGCCCTGTCGGGGGGCGAGCGGCAGCGCGTCCTGCTTGCCCAGGCGCTGATCCCGGCGCCGGACCTGATCGTTCTGGACGAGCCGATGACCGCGCTCGACGAGGCCGGGATCGCCATCTTCGAAACGCTGCTGGCCGAGCTGTCCGCCGCCGGGACCACCATCCTGTGGGTGGAGCACGATCTGGCCCAGGTGCGCCGGCTGGCGACGCGGGTGACCGGCCTGAACCGGCGCGTGCTGTTCGACGGCGCCCCGCTGGAGATGCTGTCGCCGGAGCGGGTGTTCGACCTGTTCTCCGCCGTTCCGCGCCGCACGGCAGCCGAGAGGATCGCGTCATGAGCTTCGAGGCGTTGCGCGCCCTGGTCCAGGGCTGGGCCGGGGCCGGGCTGTTGCCCGCCGGCTTGACCCACGGTTTTCTCGTCAACGCCCTGCTGTCCGGGCTGGTGATCGGCCCGGTGCTCGGCGGGCTCGGCACGCTGGTGGTGACCAAGCGGCTGGCCTTCTTCTCCGAAGCGGTCGGCCACGCCGCGCTGACCGGCGTCGCCATCGGCATCCTCGTGGGGGAGCCCTACACCGGCCCCTACGCCAGCCTGTTCGGCTATTGCCTGCTGTTCGCGCTGCTGGTCAACTACACGCGCAACCGCAGCAACCTGACCGCCGACACGCTGATCGGCGTGTTCCTGTCGGTGTCGCTGGCGCTGGGCGCCAGCCTGCTGCTGATCCTGGCGAGCCGGGTCAACATCCACATCCTGGAGAATGTGCTGTTCGGCTCGGTCCTGACGGTGGACGACCGCGACCTGACCGTGCTGCTGGTGGTGGCCCTCGGGGTGACCGCGCTGATGCTGCCGCTGTTCAACCGGCTGCTGCTGGCCAGCTTCAACCCGGCGCTGGCGCGGGTGCGCGGCGTGCCGGTGAAGGGGCTGGACTATCTGTTCATCGTGCTGGTGACCGTGGTCACCGTCGCGTCGGTCAAGATCATCGGCGCGATCCTGGTGGGGGCGCTGCTGGTCATTCCGGCCGCCGCGGCGCGGGTCGTCGCGTCGTCGCTGCGCGGCTTCTTCCTGCTGTCGGTCGCCTTCGCCAGCGTGGCGGCGGTGGCCGGAATCCTGCTGCCCGTGCAACTGGCCCTGCCGGTGCCGTCGGGCGGCGCCATCATCCTGGCGGCGGGGCTGCTGTTCCTGGGGGCGCTGCTGGCGCGCCTGTTCATGAAGGGGGAAGAGGGATGAAGCGCGTCACGCTCGCGGCGCTCCTGCTGCTGTCCACGGTGGCGGGCGCGTCCGCCGAGACGGTCCTGGCCGGGCACCCGGTCACCGCCGGGCTGGCCCAGGCGCTGACGAAGGGAACGCCGGTGGTGGTGGAGGCGGTGGTTCCGCCGGCCATCCCCATGGGGCGCCAGCACGCCTTCCTGAGCGGGCGCGGCGAGACCAAGCTGGCGGAGGCGGCCCGCAAGGCCGACGCGGTGCTGACCCTGCGCTCCGCCTGGGTCGAGGATCCGCTCTATCCACTGGCGCGGCGCGCCAACATCCGCCTCGTCGAGATCGACGCCGCCCGGCCGGTGGACGGCGCCTTGCCGGGGATCGCGGTCAACGGCGATGCGGCCTTCCCCTGGCTGGGCATCGCCAACGCCGGACGGATGGCCGACATCCTCGCCGCCGACCTGCGGCGCCTGTATCCTGGGTCGGCCGCCGCCATCGACGCGAATCTCGCCACCCTGAAGCGCGGGCTGTTGATGATGTCGTCCCGGTCGGCGCAAGCATTCGCCGCGTTGCCGGATCCGTCGGCGGCGGCGCTGTCCGACCGCTTCGCCACGCTGGCCGCCGACCTCGGGCTCGACCTGCGCCGGGTCTGGACCCGCGACGACCGCGACTGGACGCCGGAACGTCTGGCCCAACTGACCACCACCCTGAAGGCCGAGGCGATTCCCGTGGTGCTGCACCACCGCCAGCCGGCCCCGGAGATCGCCCAGGCCGTGGCGGACGGCGGCGCCCGGCTGATCGTGCTGGACAGTTTGGAGAGCGGTCCGCCGGCAGCGATGGACGCGGCGCTGGCGCGGATTGCCGAGCAGCTCGAGGCGGGATTGCGCTGAGGGTTTCCATGCCCCTCCCCAAAGCGGATTGCAATCCGCTTTGGTCCGCGACAGCGATCCTGGCCACATATGTGGCCGAAGCCCGCCTCCCGCGGGAACAGAGTTCCCACTGACGACAGACGGATGCCGACGCGTCCGGGCGTGGCGCGACAAGCCGTCGGCGCCGAGCGAAAACAATGACCGCCGCTGCCAAAAAAACTTCGTTCGCAGCGAAGGGCGCTTGACGCCGCCGTTAAATCCTATTTTCCTATATGAAATATACTAAATTATACCAGCGCCAAATGTGGTTAGCGCGCCGCAAGTGTCCGAAAGAGGCGCGCCACCCTTCCCCTTTCCAAGCAAGGAGAACCGGCATGAAGGCTTCGGATGACCTCCAATGGATGCTGATCGCGTCGCTCAGCCCGTCCTGTGCCTTGCCGCTGCCGCCGGAACCTTCGGACGGCGTGCCGGACCAGACGCGCGGGGACGAACCGCCGCTCAGCCATTGGCTGGCCTTGGGGGCCGGCGTCGTCCTGGCCGTCCTTCCGATTCTGGTGGCCGCGTTGGCCTGATCCGCAGCCACACCCGGCCTCGGCCGCACCCAATTCCCGGACGGACGACCACCATGACCGATCCCTCACTTCCCAACCTGTCCCGCCTGCGCGGCTTCATCGGCGACTTCACCCGTCTGGTGGAGCGACTGGGCGACGACGAGGCCGCCATCCTCGACGCGGGGCGCAGCCTCCTGGCCGGGCTGGTCGCCGTGGACGACTGGCTGCCCGACGCCTACGCGCAGCCCGATCCGGTCCATTACCGGCAGTATCTGCTGCATTGCGATCCCCATGAGCGCTTCTCGGTCGTCAGCTTCGTCTGGGGGCCGGGGCAGCGCACGCCGATCCACGACCACACCGTCTGGGGGCTCGTCGGCGTGCTGCGCGGGGCGGAGCATTCCCAACGCTACGAACTGCGGGACGGCCCTCCGTTCGCCACCGCCGCCGACCATCTGCCGGTCGGATCGGTGGAGGCGGTGTCGCCGCGCATCGGCGACGTCCACGCCATTTCCAACGCGCTGACCGACCGTCCCTCGATCAGCATCCACGTCTATGGCGGCAACATCGGCGCCATCCGGCGGTCGGTCTTCGACCCGCTGACCGGCGAGCGCAAGCCCTTCATCTCCGGCTACGCCAACAGCGCCCTGCCCAACCTGTGGGACCGCTCGAAACCCGTTCCGCAAGCCGCATAACAGGTCCCGGAAAGCAAACCATGCCCGATACCGCAACCCCCGACACCGCTCCGCTCGCCACCCGCACCGCCGCGGACATCCGCCGCGACTGGATCGACCGCAGGGAGGTCGCCCTTCTCGACGCGCGGGAGGAGGGGCCCTATTCGCTGGCCCACCCGCTGTTCGCCGTGTCGGTGCCGCTCAGCCGGGTGGAATTGCTGGCCTACGATCTGCTGCCGCGGCGCGACGTGCCGATCACCGTCTACGACAACGGCGAGGGCTATGCCGAGCCGGCGGCGCGGCGGCTCCAGGCGCTGGGCTACCGCGAGGTGACGCTGCTGGAGGGCGGGCTGGCCGGCTGGACCGCCGCCGGGTTCGAGGTCTACCGGGACGTCAACGTGCCAAGCAAGGCGTTCGGCGAGTGGGTGGAGCATCACCGCCACACCCCGTCGCTGCCTGCGGACGAGGTGAAGACGCTGATCGATAGTGGGGCCGATCTGGTGATCCTCGACGCCCGCCGCTACGAGGAGTTCCAGACCATGGCGATTCCCGGCGGCGTCAGCGTGCCGGGGGCCGAGCTGGTCAAGCGCGTCCACGACATCGCGCCCGACCCGCGGACGCTGGTCATCGTCAACTGCGCCGGGCGCACCCGTTCGATCATCGGCACGCAGTCGCTGGTGAATGCTGGCATCCCCAACCGCGTGGCGGCGCTGCGCAACGGCACCATCGGCTGGACCCTGGCCGGGCTGGAACTGGACCGCGGGCGCGACGGGCGCTTTCCGGCGGTGTCGCCGGAGGGCGACACGAGGGCCCGCAAGGCCGCCCGCGCGGTGGCTGACCGGGCCGGCGTCGGGCGCATCGGCCCCGCCGCGCTGGACGCCTTCCGCGGCGACGAGCGGCGCACCCTGCACCTGTTCGACGTGCGCACGCCGGAGGAGTATGAGGCCGGCCATCTGCCGGGCTTCCGCCACGCGGCGGGCGGCCAGCTCATCCAGGCGACGGACGAGTATGTCGCGGTGCGCGGCGCCCGCATCGTGCTGGTCGACGACCCGGCGGGCGGCGGCGGGCCGCGCGCCGACATGACCGCCTCCTGGCTGGCGCAGCTTGGCTGGGAGGTGCATGTGCTGGAGGGCGACGTGGCGTCTCTGGGCATCGAGAGCGGCCCCGACCGTCGCCGCCTGCCGCCCGTCCCGGACGTTGGGGCGGAGACGGTGGCGCCGCGCGACCTGCTGGCCCTGCTGGAGAACGGCGAGGCGGCGGTGATCGACATCACCCGCAGCCCGCGCTACCGCGCCGGCCACATCCCGGGGGCGTATTTCTCGACCCGCGCGCGTCTGGGCGGCACCATCGCTCGCCTGCCGAAGGGCGTGCGGCCGGTGCTTACCTGCTGGGACGGCACGCTGACCCGCTACGCCGCCGCCGATTTCCCGCCGGGGGCGGTCCCGCTGCTGCTGGAGGGCGGCACGCAGGGCTGGGTGGCGGCCGGGCTGCCGCTCAGCGCCGGGCTGGAGCGCCTGGGGCCGGAGCCGGACGACGTCTACAAGCGTCCCTACGAGGGCACCGACAACAGCGCCGCCGCCATGCAGGGCTACATCGACTGGGAGCTTGAGCTGGTGGACCAGCTAAAGCGCGACGGCGCCCACAATTTCCGCGTCATCTGACGATCTCCGCCACAGGACACCCCATGACCATTTCCCCGCGCTTCCCCGCTTCCCCGCGCTTCTTCGGGGTGGGCCGCCGGGCGCTGCTCGGCACCGCGCTGCTGCTCGCCGCCGGCTTCGCCGGCCTGACGCCGGCCCCCGCGCAGGCCGAGGCGACGCAGGTCCGCTTCGCCCGCAACCTCGGCCTCGGCTACCTGCCGCTCTACGTCATGGAGGACAAGGGGCTGGTGGAGAAGCACGCCCGCGCCGCCGGGCTGGGCGCGGTGACGGCCAGCTACACCCCGCTCGGCAACCCGACGACGATCACCGAGGCCACCCTGTCCGGCAACGCCGATTTCGGGGCGGCGGGCGTGCCGGCCTTCATCATCGCCTGGGACAAGACGAAGGGGAACGCCAACCTGCGCGGGCTGGCCGCCCTGAACGCCCAGCCGGCCTACCTCAACACCAACCGGCCCGAGGTGAAGGGCCTGACGGACTTCACCGAGACGGACCGCATCGTCGTGCCGTCGGTCCGCGCCTCCTATCAGGCCATCGTGCTCCAGATCGCCGCCGAGCAGGTCTTCGGCCCCGGCCAGCACGCGCGGCTGGACCCGCTGACCGTCTCGCTGGCCCATCCCGACGGCACCGCCGCCCTGCTGTCCGGCCGGACGGAGATCACCGCCCACTTCACCAGCCCGCCCTTCCAGGACCAGCAGCTCCGCGACCCGAAGATCCACAAGGTGCTGAGCAGCTACGACGTGCTGGGCGGGCCGGCGTCCTTCAGCGCGCTGTGGACCTCCGCCGCCTTCCACGAGGCCAACCCGCGGCTGACCAAGGCCGTGCTGGCGGCGCTGGAGGACGCGGTGGCCCTCATCAAGGCCGACCCCAGGGAGGCCGCCCGCGCCTACATCCGCATCGAGAAGTCCAAGCTGGGCGAGGAGGAGGTGGCGGCGATGATCGCCCATCCGGAGGTGTCCTACGACCTCGCCCCGCGCGGCATCGGCATCTTCACCGACTTCATGGCGCGCATCGGCTCGATCCGCAACCGGCCCGCCGACTGGCGCGACCTGTTCTTCGCCGACATCCACGACCGCACCGGAAGCTGAGGGCGTTCCCATGACCCACCCCGCCTTCACCGCCCATCCGGTCTCCCCCACGCTGGGGGCCGAGATCCGCGGCATCGACCTGTCGCAGCCGCTGGACGCCGCCACCGCCGCTGCGCTGTCCCAGGCGCTGGACCGTCATCTGGTGCTGGTGTTCCGCGGCCAGACGCTGTCCGACGCCGACCTCGTCCGGGTGTCCGGGCATTTCGGGCCGCTTGACAAGGCGCCGATCACCGAGCATGGCCGGCTGCACGCGCCGGGCCTCGAGGAGGTCTACGTCATCTCCAACGTCACGGAGCAGGGCCGCCCCATCGGCGCGCTGGGGGCGGGGGAGTCGGTCTGGCACGCCGACATGACCTATCTGGAGACTCCGCCCTACGCCAGCAGCCTCTACGCGCTGGAGGTGCCGGAGGAGGGTGGGGACACCGGATTCATCAGCATGTTCGCCGCCTACGACGCGCTGCCGGAGAATCTGAAGCGGCGGGTTGGCGGGCTGTCGATCAAGCACGACAGCACGACCAACAGCGGCGGCTATCTGCGGCAGGGCTTCGCGCCTCCGACCGACCTCGCCACCTCGCCCGGCACCGTGCACCCGCTGGTCATCGCCCATCCGGTGAGCGGGCGCAAGGCGCTGCTGCTGGGGCGCCGCCCGCACGCCTGCATCCCCGGCCTGCCGCTGGCGGAGAGCGAGGCGTTGCTCGACGCGGTGTGGGAGGCGGCGGTGCGTCCGGAGTTGTCCTGGCACCACCAATGGCGGGTCGGCGATCTCGTGATGTGGGACAACCGCTGGACCATGCACCGCCGCGATCCCTTTCCCGAGGACCAGCGCCGCCGCATGCACCGCACCCAGATCGCCGTCCCCGCCCTTTCCTTCCGGCAGGGTTTCGTTACGGGTGTCACGTTTGGGACTACCCCGTCAGAAAATGCTCCAGTCCGGTGATGGCCGCCCGGTCGCGATAGACGGTGGGAAGCGCGGCGGTCTGGCGCGCCGTGCGGATGCTCCGCGCCGTGGGGTCGCGCCCCAGGCGAATGGCGTCCTCGATGAAGTCGTCAGCGCTCATGGTGACGGCATCGGCCATGCCGAGGCGGTCCAGCAGGGCGGCGGCAAGCCGTCCGCGCATGAAGCGGCCACGCACGGTCACCACCGGAAGCCCGGCCTCCACCGCCTGCAGGGCCGTGTTGAATCCGGAAAAGCCGATGCTGTCGAGATAGACGTCCATCACCCGCAACGTGGCGAGATACGCGTCATGGTCGAGTTGATCGGCGAAGACGCAGTGTTCCCGGCTGTCGATGCCTTGCAAGGCGAAGGCCCGTTCCAGCCGGTTCTCCAAGCTGCGGCTGACGCTGTCCTGGCTGTGCCGGAAGAACAGGAACCGGCTGCCGGGCACGGCGGCGGCGATGGAGGGAAACACATGGTCGTGCTGGGGCAGGTATTTGAACAGGCTTTGGCTGCACAGGAACGCCGGAGCCCCGTCGGGCAGGCCGAATCGGCGGCGCGTGACCGACGCGACGGGCCGCCGGGTGGGCTCCACGTGACAACCCAGGTTGGGCAGCCGGATGAGGCGGTCGCTGTAGAAGGCGTCGCCATCCGGTGGCTCCAACAGGTGGCCCGACAGGTAATGGTCGAGCGTGGGAAGCCCCGTCGTGTCGGGGTGCCCCCACGCCACGGCTTGCACCGGTGCGAGGCGTAGCGCCGCGAGCCGATAGGTCATGGGTTCCATGCCGACCTCGGGGAACAGCATAGGCGTCGCCGTCGTCAGGCTGGCAGGCGATCGCCCGGCGGAATGCCTCCGTCGCCGCTTCTGTGCGCCCGAGATCGACGAGCGCGGCGCCGAGATTGATCAGCATCATCGCGGAGCCGGGCGCGAGCCGCGCGGCGCGGCGGAAGGCGATGGACGCCTGCTCCACGGCACCGACGGCGCGCAGGAGGTTGCCAAGGTTGTTGCAGGCCGCGCCATGGGAGGGGTCGAGCGCGATGAGACGGCGATAGGCCGCCATCCTCGGGCTTCAGGTGCAGGATTTGACGGAGCACCGACACGGCCTCGTCGGTCGGGGCACCCTGGGCCAGCATCGGGGCCAGACCGGCGAGTGCATCCGGGTGGCCGGGGCGCAGCATCAGCGCCCGGCGGTGGAGCGCCATCGCCTCGTCCGCCCTGCGCAGCGCCATGGCCAGCTTGCCGAAGTTGGCGTGGAAGTCGGCGACGTCCGGAGCACTGGCGATGGCGTGGCGGATCCGCGCCATCGCCTCCAGCGGGCGGCCCTCCTGCCCGTGGAGCACGCCCAACAGGTGCAGCGCGTGCGGCTGGTCCGGCTCGACGGCAAGGATACGACCGTAAAGCTCCCTGGCCTCCGTCAGTCTGCCCTGGAGATGATATTCGACCGCAAGTTCCAGCGCCTCCTGCACCGTCGCCATGGGGAACTCCCGCCCGCCTCGTCGTTGATCGGAGCAGCCTGTCCGCCACGCCGGCGGTCAGGACAGGCAGAATCCGCTCGTGCCGCCTGACGAGGTGCGAAACAGGCTGGGCTGCGCTCTCCCGCTTGCGCACACCGGCCCACGACCTGGCCTCATCGATCCTCAGAACGGAGCCGCGGTTGTGCTGGCGTGGCATCGTCTTAAACCACGAGGCCGCAACGGCTGTCGAACGGATTTCGGCCGGTTGCGGCGGCTTTCGCACCCACTTGGTCACGGGGCGCGGCGGTCGAGGGCCATTGTCGGTCCGAAGGAGCAAGATGCGCTGTCCACACCGTTCTTCGAGCGTTGGGAAAGGGCACCCCCTGGCCCTCTGGCGCGGCAATGGGTTGGGATAATTCAATAAAAACTATTAATTTCTGTAAAAATATATTTCTTACACAAAAAATTCTCAGGCTGTTGACTCATAGACTACTTATTAAGTAGGTTTATCAGGTCGGCATTAGACACCTCCGGCCGCGGCAATTTGAATCGCAGCTTGCGCCGCGTCATCAACCGCTAAAGCGCCACGATCACGGTCGTGGGTCCTCAAGGGAGTGACCGGACATGCCAATCCCCGCCGATCCCCGCGCCAACCTCCGGCCTTCGGCCGTCTCCTGTCCTGCGGGCATGGGCGGTTGCCGGAACGGCTGTCGGCGCTGCTGATCGCCGCATCGTCTCCACAAACAGTCCCGGATTGTCCAAGCGCCAGTGGCGGAAGGCCGCGCCTTGCCCGCTCGCTCGCCCACGGTCCGACCGGGACCACCGCCACGCGAATGCGGGGCAAGGAAAAACGGCCGGATCGCACAGACAGAAACGCGGCGGCCGGGCTATCGAAAGGGATGACACGATGACCCAGTTTGCATCCGCCGATGCTGTCGGCACCTCCATCGCCCGTCTCGACATTCGTCCCGTCGCGGGGCGCATCGGGGCGGAAATCCATGGCGTCCGGCTGTCCGGCGACCTTCCGCCGGCGGTCCTGCGGGCCATCCGGCAGGCTCTGGGCCGCCACAAGGTGCTGTTCTTCCGCGAGCAGACCCATCTGGACGAGGCCGGGCAGGAGGCGTTCGGTCGCCAGTTCGGCAACCTCGTGCCGCACCCGACCGTGCCATCCCTGGCTGGCACCGCCAACATCCTGGATGTGGACGGCAGCCGGGGCGAGCGCGCCAGCTCCTGGCACACCGACGTGACCTTCGTTCCCGGCTATCCCGCCATTTCCATCCTGCGCAGCGTCACCGCGCCGGAGCGCGGCGGCGACACGCTGTGGGCCAACACGGCCGCCGCCTATGCCGAGCTGTCGCCGCCCCTGCGCGATCTTGCGGACCGGCTGTGGGCGCTGCACTCCAACGTCTACGACTATGTCGGCGACCGTCAGAGCGCGTCGGAACAGGGGCTGCACCGCTACCAGACCGTCTTCACCTCCACCCGCTACGAGACGGAGCACCCACTCGTCCATGTCCATGCGGAAACCGGCGAGCGCTCGCTGATCCTCGGCCATTTCGTGCAGCGGATCGTCGGGTTGCCGAGTACCGATTCCCGCCTGCTGCTGGAGCTGTTCCAGAACCATGTCGTCCGCCCGGAGAATGTGGTGCGCTGGCGCTGGTCCGCGGGGGACGTCGCCGTGTGGGACAACCGGGCGACCCAGCACCGCGCCGTGGATGATTACGACGAGCAGCCGCGCATCGTCCGCCGCGTCACCGTCACCGGGGAACCGCCGGTCGCCGTGGACGGCCGGCGGAGCTTCCTGCGCTCGGTCACGCCGCCGCAGTCCGCCTCCTCGTCCATCGCCGCCGAATAACCGCTTCACCGGAACCCTCTCTCCTCAGGGGAGAGGGGGCTTCGACGCGATGGCTTTCCTTCATCCCATTCTTCGCCGCATTCGATACGGAGCATCTCCATGGCCCTGACGCATGAATTTTCCCGCCGCCGCCTTCTGGCGGGCGCCGCGGCTTTCGGCGGCGGCCTGCTGCTTCCGGGCAAGGCGCCGGCCTATGGCGGGGCGAAGCCATTCTCCGGCGTGACGCTCAACGTTTCCACCTTCAACGCACCGTTTGCCCGTATCCTGACCAAATGGCTGCCGGAGTTCGAGGAGGCGACGGGCGCCAGGGTCGTCTACGACACGCCGGCCTTTCCGGTCTACAACCAGCGCGCCGATCTGGAGCTGTCCACGGGCGGTGCAGCCTACGACGTGCTGAACATCACCTTCATCTATTCCAGCCGCTGGATCGGGGCCGGCTGGTTCACGCCGCTCGACGACTACATCCGCGATGCGAACCGCACGCCCGCCGACTGGGACGTGGAGGATTTCCTGCCGGGCCTGCGGGCGCCGGAAAGCGACAAGGCCGGGCGGCTCTACGGCGTTCCCTGGACCGTGGACACCTTCATCTCCGGGGCGTCGCGCTTCGACCTGTTCAAGAACGCCGGGCTCGGTCTGCCCGACACGACGGACGAACTGGTCACCGCGCTGAAGGCCGTGCACGGGAAGGAGAAGGTGGCGGGATTCGTCACCGACAACCACTATGGCTGGACCTTCGTGCCCTTCCTCCAGGCCTTCGGCGGCAACGTCTTCCGCAACCCGCCCGATGATCTGACACCGGTGCTCGACACGCCGGAAGTGGTCGCCGCCGCGGAGTATTTCGCGCGGATTCTGAAGGAGTTCGGCCCCAACGGCGTGCTCTCCTACACGGAGGACCAGGCGCTCCAGGCGCTGCAGAACGGGCGGGCCAACTATTCGGCGATCGGACAGACCTACCTGTCGCAGGTCGGCGGGCCGAACAGCAAGACGGCCTCGACCGTCGCGTACAGCCCGGTGGTGCGTGGCCCCGCCGGACGCTTTCCCGGCGTCGCCACCCACGGGCTGGGCATTCCGGCGGCCTCGAAGAACAAGGACGCCGCCTGGGCCTTCATCCAATGGGCGCTGTCCAAGAAGAACACCCGCCGCGCCATCGTGGAGGAGCGCTACGCCTCGCCCACCCGCCGCTCGGACTTCGAATCCGCGGAGTTCAAGCGGATCGCCACGGTGAACGGCTACGACCTGTCGGAGATCATCGCCTCCGCCGTCGA harbors:
- a CDS encoding DUF6162 family protein; the protein is MHHQIVRRAGAERETLWVALAAGAILVSAALAVGLRAVPDAEAPLAAHLIDSRTGLTAAEQGLYADLKAAGEEIAALRTAEGRAPTLAELAAEALPPFAADPSAAARGGHAWTFAKTGDGVAYAGVSAAPELAGSLVLRLDGHGADIWLKRAAEAPPAPPEDAALTAAGWKRIVSTFTAGVTR
- a CDS encoding metal ABC transporter solute-binding protein, Zn/Mn family codes for the protein MSILPNRRLILAGALAAAAMPAAAFAAPAGRRRFGVTLHPYYSYVANIVGDAAEVVPIIPAGFNPHAYEPRPEDIQRIGGLDAIVLNGIGHDDFAGRMIAASAKPSLPVVESNADVPLLPAAGMAARAAGRVVNPHSFLSITNSVLQVATIARELGRLDPDNAAAYAANARAYSRRLRQLRADALTKLATAGTASLRVATIHGAYDYLLREFGLEVSAVVEPAHGIEPSPAQLAETIATMRKLDVQVIFSELNFPSAYVEMIRRETGIRLYAFSHISHGDYAPDLFEREMARNLDTLVLAMAEAAP
- a CDS encoding metal ABC transporter ATP-binding protein; the protein is MTGPAILFDAVGLTLGRTVILDGVSLRVAAGTVHALVGPNGSGKSSLIRALLGQAPHRGTIRLDWPGDGPGTIAYVPQSVEFDRGLPLTVEDFLAVLCQRRPAFLGPDRRIDYGVALDRVGMAGKARRRFGALSGGERQRVLLAQALIPAPDLIVLDEPMTALDEAGIAIFETLLAELSAAGTTILWVEHDLAQVRRLATRVTGLNRRVLFDGAPLEMLSPERVFDLFSAVPRRTAAERIAS
- a CDS encoding metal ABC transporter permease, translating into MSFEALRALVQGWAGAGLLPAGLTHGFLVNALLSGLVIGPVLGGLGTLVVTKRLAFFSEAVGHAALTGVAIGILVGEPYTGPYASLFGYCLLFALLVNYTRNRSNLTADTLIGVFLSVSLALGASLLLILASRVNIHILENVLFGSVLTVDDRDLTVLLVVALGVTALMLPLFNRLLLASFNPALARVRGVPVKGLDYLFIVLVTVVTVASVKIIGAILVGALLVIPAAAARVVASSLRGFFLLSVAFASVAAVAGILLPVQLALPVPSGGAIILAAGLLFLGALLARLFMKGEEG
- a CDS encoding metal ABC transporter solute-binding protein, Zn/Mn family, with the protein product MKRVTLAALLLLSTVAGASAETVLAGHPVTAGLAQALTKGTPVVVEAVVPPAIPMGRQHAFLSGRGETKLAEAARKADAVLTLRSAWVEDPLYPLARRANIRLVEIDAARPVDGALPGIAVNGDAAFPWLGIANAGRMADILAADLRRLYPGSAAAIDANLATLKRGLLMMSSRSAQAFAALPDPSAAALSDRFATLAADLGLDLRRVWTRDDRDWTPERLAQLTTTLKAEAIPVVLHHRQPAPEIAQAVADGGARLIVLDSLESGPPAAMDAALARIAEQLEAGLR
- a CDS encoding cysteine dioxygenase — encoded protein: MTDPSLPNLSRLRGFIGDFTRLVERLGDDEAAILDAGRSLLAGLVAVDDWLPDAYAQPDPVHYRQYLLHCDPHERFSVVSFVWGPGQRTPIHDHTVWGLVGVLRGAEHSQRYELRDGPPFATAADHLPVGSVEAVSPRIGDVHAISNALTDRPSISIHVYGGNIGAIRRSVFDPLTGERKPFISGYANSALPNLWDRSKPVPQAA